From the Paenibacillus sp. MMS20-IR301 genome, the window TTGCTGGATATTCCGCGGATGCGTGCTGTCTTGATAATATCCAGACCCGATTCATCGGCCAGCTTCAGGTCAATCAGCACAAGATCAGGCTGTGTCTCTTCAATGACGAGAAGAGCTTCCTGGCCATTCGTGGCTTCGCCGGCAAACTGCAGATTGGACTGCATGGATATCACAGCTGCCAGCCCCCTTCTCACTAAAGGGTGATCATCAACAATGACGATTTTCACTTGAACGACCTCCTGCCTAAAGTTTATGCATTTTTCAGTTCAGCTACACCGACAGGTATCGAGATTAAAATCCGTGTGCCTGCATTCTCACTGCTGGACAACTGGAAATCTCCGCCAAGGGACTGTGCCAAGTATTGCATATTCTTCATTCCCAGCCCGCTGGTGCTCTCTTCGGACTCGGTCCAGATCAGATCACTATCGAAGCCGATGCCGTCATCGATAATTGAAAGTCTGATCCATTTAGGCTTCAGGGACAACTCAACATCCACCCGGCTAGCTGCACCATGACGTATGGCATTGCCTGTCGCTTCGGAGATGATCCGGAAGAGCGCCTTGTGGTAAGGATAAGGGAGACTGAAATCATCCCCCGTTATTTTTAATTCAATTTCCACATCATTGAGCCGGGATAAGCTCTTGAGATGCGAGCGGACCATACCAAGCCAGCTGGGGCCGCCGCTCTTCTTGGAGCTGAGGCTGTAGATCGTAATCCGCAGCTCTTTGGCCACTCTGGTAGCAGAGTCATGAATCAGCTCAATCTGCTCCTCCAGCCCGGTCTCAGACATTTTACGCCAGGACTGCTTCAGCGAATGGGTCGCATACACAATGCCGAACAGACTCTGCGAGACACTGTCATGCATCTCATCGGCAATCCGGTTCTGCTCATTCGTAATAATGAGCCGGTTCTCGATCACGCCCAGCTCATGGCGCTCAAGAATAATCGCACTCAGCTCCGACAGGAACATCAGCTGCTGGATATACCATCTGCGGCCTTCCAGCCCTTCGGTTGATTCCAGCTTCACTCCGATCATTCCGACGAATCGCGTGCTCATCCGGACCGGCATCAGCAGGAAATCCCCTACCCCCGGCAGGCTCTTGAACACCGGTTCGCGCTGCAGCCGCCACTCATGCTCATGCTTATCCAGCTCCGTGAACAGGGACTGCTCCTCCTCATGCGGCCAGCCCGTCTGACGGCTCTGAGGTGCGGGTTCACCGCTCTTCTTCGCGAACCAGAACAAGGCCTTCTCCAGCTTGGTAAGCTTCACAACATAGTCGGTGATCACCTGGCCGATGTTCATGAAGTCATGCTGGCTGGAGGTCTCCACGATATGATACAGCGATTTGATATGCTCCATGGTATCGTTGGTCCGCGCGTTTGCTTCTTCACGCTGCTGCTTCAGTCCGTTAACCATTTGCATAACTATAACCGCAAGAGCCAGAACTAGAAACAGGTTGCCGGCTTCAAGAGAAGCATCCGTGATGGAAATCCCCGTAGAACCGGATTGCAAATAACAGAATACAGCAATAATACCGGTATACCCGGCTATCATAATCCAGGCAACATAGAATGATAACGCCCCTGCCGCAATCAGGACAGGACTTAACACATACAGCTTGAACGTACTGTCGTATCCTCCGGTTAACAAGGTTAACACGATAATCCCCGCCATCTCTACGCCTACTGCAAACATAAGAATCCGCGGTCTTGCCCGAAGCCTCCGGTAATAGAACATAAATAGTTGAGCAAATAAGAATAGCACAATGATTAGTAGGGATTTGTATATTACGGAAGGCCCCGCAGGAACCATGAGGTACATAAATGATGTGAGGGACAAAGAAAAGGTTCTGTAAAATGCGATCATTCTATCTTCAATTGTTGATTTAATCTCATCCCACCACCCTATTCTCCAGTTTGTGGAAAATGCGAGCTTATTCTAAGCTATGTTTAACAGCATCATACATGAGAAAAATCACAATAACAAGTTTCGCTTTTTAATGACAGCGTTTTCTTTGAAAATAAAAAGCATGTCATTAACCTTTTTTTACAGAAAATTGCTTGAAAACTCGCCGTTTACCAAATTTTAGCGCATTTATAATGGACATGTGCACGCCGGACAGCACAAAGAGCCTATCCCTCCGGGGACAGGCTCTTTGTTATATAATATCCGGTCTCGTCTATACGGTTGCAGTCTACTCCGTCACCGCCGGCACGGAAATTTGCAGCTTGGTATAATCACATATGCAAATTTGATAGCGCTCTTCACCAACGATATGATACCCGGTGGACAGAATACGAAAGGCAGGATTGTGTGTATCTACCTTATGGAGACTGCGGCAGCTGATGCAGTAATATTCTCTCATGGCTTCATCTCCGGCATAGTCTAGAAGAACTATTGTGAAACGGTCAACACTGCTTGAATCATATCATTGTCTTTTTCCGCATGTCAACATTAATCTGCATTTTCCGACATTTATCTTCTCAGAAAGTAGAATTATGTCGTTAATTATTTCATACCTGGCTGCGGCAGCTCTGTGGTGAAATGCCCATATACTTCTTAAACAGCCGTGAAAAGTAGAACGGATCGGTATAGTGCAGCATTCCGGAGATTTCCTGTACCTGCAGTGAGGTGTTCAGCAAAAGATGCTTGGCCTCCGCGATCTTCAGCCTGTGGATGTACTCATGCAAAGGATAGCCGCTGCTGCTGCGGACAGTACGGCGGAGTGTTGACATGGAGATATGCAGGGCAGCCGCAATAGCGGGAAGATCCGGCTGCTCGTAGATACAGGCGTTCAGTGCCTGACGGATATGCGGCATAGCACCCTCCTGAAGATTCCGGCTGCCTTGAATCAGCAGTGAGCATTCCAGCAGCATCTCTTCAAGCAGCAAAGCTGCCCGGTCAGCATCTCCAGGCACTCCTCCATCCATTAAACCCAGCACCTTTTCGAAGAAAGCCGCCAGTCCCTGCACTGCATTCGCCTGATAGACAATTCCCCCTGCGATCAGCCCGTTCTCCAGCCATTCCGCCACACGGCTCCCGCCGAAGTTAATGTAGTATTCATCCCAGTATCCGCCGGGCGGCGGTCCGAAGCTATAGCTGCGGCCCGGACGGAAAAAGAACAGGCTGCCTTCACGTACCTGCTGCTCCTTGCCCCCGTTCTCTGTATAGAAGCCGCTCCCTGATACTATATAAACAAGCGCCCAGTGCTCAAATAGAACCGCTGAGCGGAACAGTGTTCTTCCCGGCAGATGTCCTGCCTGCCCCACCGCAATCGACTTGAGCCGCAGCCTGGAGGCTTCAACCTTGGAGTCGATGATGCGAATCGGATAAGGGCTGATCATATAATCCATGAGCTTGGGCATACATTGCATTCCTCCCTCTGTTTAGGAGTGATATGGTTGTAATGAAGATGATCATATTCTACATGAATAAGAGGTGTCCACGCTATGTCCGATATTCATAAGCTGCAGCTGCTTCCCCGGCCGAAGACGGTCACATTGACCCAGGGCCAATACCATATTCCGGCCAAAGGGGCTATAGTGCTGGCGGATGAGACCAGCCAGGCTGTACTTCCCGCCGCCCGCAGGCTTCAGCGTATCCTTACACAGACCGTTCAGCTTAACCTGCCCTTATCCATTGGGGTCCGCCCGGCCGTTGCTCCAGCCTTTACCTTCAGTTACAAGGCCGGGCTGCCGGCCGGAGCCTATGAGATTCACATTGGCGGGCAGGGAATCACGGCTGTCTCCAGCTCTCCGGAGGGAGCCTATTATGCCGCCGGAACACTGAAGCAGCTGCTGGAGCAATATGGCCGCAGTCTGCCGCAGCTGGTCATCTGTGATGAGCCTGATTTCGCCGCCAGAGGCCTGATGCTCGATATCAGCCGCAACAAGATTCCGAAGCTCGAAACTTTATACGGCATCATTGAGCTGATGTCTGATCTGAAGCTGAACCAGCTGCAGCTATATATAGAAGGAGCACCGTTTGCCTATGAGTCATTCCCGCAGGTGTGGGAGCTTGAAACCCCTATAACAGGTGAGGAAATCCTGCTGCTGGATGCCTATTGCCGCGAGCGTTATATTGAGCTGGTGCCTAACCAGAACAGCTTCGGCCATATGGAAGGCTGGCTGACCCGGCCGGAATTCAATCATCTGGCCGAGATTCCGGCCGGCTTCATGCTGCCGGACCATATGTACGACAGCGATTTATACCCTGAGGGCCTGTTCATGCATCCGGGGACCTTCAACACAGAAGACCCGGAGGTGCTGGAGCTTCTCGGAACGATGTATGATGATCTGCTTCCTTACTTCACCTCGGATTTATTCAATGTCGGCTGTGATGAGACTTATGAGCTGGGTCTGGGCCAGACCAAAGCGCTGGCCGACTCCGCAGGCAAGGGAGCCCTCTATTTATCCTTCCTGCAGAAGATACAGGCTCTTGTCCAGACACGCGGTAAAACAATGCAGTTCTGGGGCGATATTATCATCCAGCATCCCGAGCTGATTCCGCAGCTGCCTGAAGGTATTATCGCTATGGAATGGGGATACAGCGCGGCACATCCGTTCGAAGCGGATACGCTCAAATTCCGCGAAGCGGGCATTCCGTTCTATGTATGCCCGGGGACCAGCTCCTGGAATTCACTGACCGGCCGCACCGACAATATGCTGGAGAATCTGCGCAGCGCAGCTGTTCACGGCAAGCAGAACGGGGCCATCGGCTACCTGATTACTGATTGGGGGGATTTCGGCCACTGGCAGCATCTTCCGGTCAGCTATCCCGGATTCGTATACGGAGCCGCACTTGCCTGGAATGTAGAGGAGAATCTGGAGGCTGATGTAGCGGGCTATCTGAACACCTCAGTCTTCCATGACCGTTCAGAAACCATTGGCCAGCTGCTGCTCGACCTTGGTAACTACTACAAGTTCGAATCCGGAATGATCCGCCCGAACGACACGGAAATGTCTATGCTGCTGCGCAGCAGCCTGGACAATGTGCTGCTGGCAGAGAAGCTTAGCGCGCAGCAGCTTCAGCAGCTTGAGCATTATATTAACGGCATTGAGGCAAGGCTCGATGATCTGGCGCTGGAATGCCGCGATGCGGGACTTGTCCTTGAAGAGCTGGGCAACGGGATTCACTTCGTGAAGCACGCCCTGCAGCTGACCCGGCTTAAGCAGCAGCTGGCCGGGGCAGACCGGAGCAGCCTTGCTGCACTTGTTCAGGCTCAGCTTCATGATCTCGATGTCCTGCTTCATCAATACCGGCAGCTGTGGACACGGCGCAACCGGCTGGGCGGCCTTACGCAAAGCGTCTCGAGGCTGGTCCGTCTGCGCGGCGAATATGCTGCACTTGCAGCCGGTCTGGCAGAGGCTGCTGCAGAGTAAGCCGAATCCTCTGCCCCCTCCCCGAAGCATTTCGCATAAAAACAGCCCGGCAGCCCTTCTCCAATGATGAGAAGGGCTGCCGGGCTATTTTGCCTAGTTATGACAGAGCTTTCCAAATTCTGATTGTAATAGGTCGAATGTAGGATTATAATCAGGACGAATAACCACTTTTTGCCTAATAATAGAAGGAAAATAAATATTTTGACAGGAGACCCGCCTATGGATTGGCTTCATGCTTACGAGGATGACCTCCGTGTGGTATTTCAGGAGAGCAGCAGGATCATCGCCGGATTTCCCGAACCGCTTAATGCCGGGGGTCTGGCCTATCTTGACCAGTTCGACGTCTTCCGGACAGGAAGCCATAAGAATTACATATGTTATCTGCTGCCCTTCTGGCTACAGGACAACTGTGGCCTAAGCACTACGCTTACCCGCCAGATGTCCGCCGGCAACGTCTTGTTTATGCTCTACTTTTTCCTGCAGGATGATCTGATGGACAACCCGGAGGCCTCCGCTGCCGCCGCCCTTCCGCTGGCCAATCTGCTCTATGTCGAATTTCTCAATATATACCGGCCGCTGTTCCCTCCGGATTCTCCCTTCTGGTCCTGCTTCAGCCGTTATATTACAGAGTGGGCAGACAGCGTAAGCGGGGAGTCTGCCGCAGATTACTTCCTGAATGACCGTCTCCGCGTCTCCCATAAAGCCAGCCCGCTCAAGCTGACCAGCACCGCTGCACTGCTGCTCTCCGGACAAGCCGATTCGATAGCCGGGGCTGAAGAGATGATTCATGATGTACTTTTGACGCTGCAGATGCTGGATGATTATGAGGATTGGGAGCAGGATCTGGAGGAGGGCAGCTATAACTGCCTGCTGTCCCTCGTACGCAGCCAGGCAGGGAATAAGACCGGAGCACTAACCAAAGCAGCAGTGAAGGATTATATCTATACGGCAGGCGGACTTGCGGCATATGCGGAAACGGCTCAGGCTACGCACAGGAATCTGGAAGCACTTACATTGAAGCTTCCCCATCTCCTGTCCTTCCATCAGGTGCTGGTGAAGAACCTGCAGCACATAGCCGCCGCCATTGAGGCTGAGAAGCAGCTGCTGCAGAGCGGCGGCCTCAATTACTGGCTATCCAAAAATATGAATAAATAAGAAAGTCTAGAAAAAAGTAATAGAATTATAGAATGGCCTATGCTATACTGATCAGGAAAATATAACCATTTCGGAAGGGTGATTATTTTGTCAGAAGCAATTCTTAAGAATCAAGTGATTCAGAAGGCATGGGAAGATCCAAGTTTCAAACAGAGACTACTCACAGATCCGAAAGCAGCCCTCCAAGAAGTGCTGGGAATTAACCTTCCTGACAACATCACATTGAAGACGGTAGAGGAAGGCTCCAATGAATTCTATCTGGTCATCCCTCCTAATCCTGCTTCAGGCGTAATGAAGACAGATGTCGCCCCTCTTAGTTCCTGGTAGGCCTATAAGATTATAGTATTCATCAGGAGTTGGGATCATCCGGACCCTCTGCCCGCGGCAGAATGGTGATGGATTCGGTCCCGGCTCCTTTTTTGCTCATAAACCGGATTTCCCCTTCCATTGCCTCAATAATGCGGAAGGTCACCATCAGCCCGAGACCGGTCCCCTTTGTCTTATTGGAAGAGAAATACGGCTCACCCAGCCGGCTGAGCACCCCCGGTTCCATCCCGACTCCGTTATCCTTGATGTGAATATGTACCTTATCCCCCCGGCCATAGGCCAGCAGATGAATAGTACCTTCATTCTCCAGCGACTCAATACTGTTCTTAATAATGTTAATGAGCGCCTGCTTGAACTTGGAGGAATTGCCTTTGACCCGCAGGCCTTCTTCTACGTCCAGGATCATCTTGCCTCCGTTCAAGTGGCATAAAGGCAGCAGTATACTCCGGATATGCATGAATTCTTCATTAACATCAAGCAGCGAGACCTGTTCGAACTCCGGTTTGGCAAACGTCAGGAAATCAGTGATGATGCTGGCCGCGCGGTCCAGCTCACTAAGGGCCATGAACAGGTATCTCCGCTCATCCCCGCTCGACTTCTCGCTGAGCAGCTGCAGGAAGCCTCTTGTGACCTGAAGCGGATTGCGTACCTCATGCGCCACAGAGGCGGCAAGCTCGCTGATAATCTCCATTTTCTCCGAACGCTGCAGTTCATTATTGAATAGCTCCAGCTCCCGTGAATACCGCACAACCTGCTGATGATTCTGCGCCAGCCGGCGCCCCAGAATGACAATCAGCGACAGGATGAACACAACCAGCGCCCATTTCCAGTAGAACAGATCATAATTCCCGCCCTTGATGTAATACCAGATCAGCTCGGAGACCCCGGTTAATGCCGCAGTGCCGAAGCCCACCGCAAAGATAATTGCATCCTTGTTGCGTCTCAGGGAGAACACGATGACACAGCCGATAAGCAGAATGAATTGCAGAATCATAATAATACCGATAATTCTGGCCGAGACGATGTAATAGAATTCTACAAATCTGTCGCCGGAGAGTGCGTTTATAATCAGACAAATCAGACAGAAGAAAGAATAGCAGGTTTGAAATTTACGGAACTTGCGGATCATGCCGTACTTGCCGCCGCCGAATATTTTCTCGAACAGGAAGGTCAGGGCAGGGAGCAGCGACAGCAGCGCTATATCAAAGAACACCACACTGATCCCGCCAAGATAGCTGTAGAAGGAATAAGTGAAGGGAGAATAGGTAATGGACAATATGCCAGTGGAAGCAATGACGATCGACAGAGAGGCAGCAACCCCGAAATATTCCTTGTTCAAATAAAAAGCACACACAAACAGGACCACCGCCACAAATATAAAGGCGCCGCCCAGAATGAGGTCGATGAGGCCGTTTTTGATATAATCCTTAATCAGCACACTGTGCTCGCCAATCCTTACATTCTCTTTAATTCCGATCCGGTCCTGCAGCGTTTCCGTCCATATGTACATGGTCTTGCCGTTATCCCTGAAATCCAGCGGCACCAGCAGTGAATAATTATCCTTGATGAAGCTGCGGTCGCCTTCAAAAATCAGCCGCTCCTCTACATACACCTTAACATGCAGCGCATAGATGGTCTGAATATAAACAGACGGCGAGGTGTAGCTGTAATCAGGCAATGTAATCTTCGTCCAGGCAGACGATACGCCGGTTGGCATCTGCGGCATGTCCACCTTCGCTTCTACATCCATCCAGCCTTCCGTATCACTTACAGGAACCTTGCGTCCGCTGTCGCCCGGCCCCTCCTGCCACTTCATCTGCCAATGGCTGATCTCGCCGGCCGGGTGCGGGCTACTTTGCGCCGAGACCAGAAAGGAACCGCAGATAACAGTGAGCAGGAGCACAACCAGCGTTATATGTAAACTTTTGAACGTCAAAGACATGCAAGCACCTCAGAAGAAAGTTTCAGAAGCAATGTTCTGTTAATGTTAGTATTTCGCTCAACCCTCTGCCCATCCCTTCAAAAAAACGGAATAAACAAAAATAATTTCTAATTATTGATCAAGGCTGGCAGTTTAACAATAACTTCTGTTCCCTCACCCTTCCGGCTATGAAATTCAATAGAACCGTTCATCGCTTCAATGATACGGAAGGTGACCATCAGACCGAGACCTGTCCCCTTCGTTTTGTTGGAATAATAAGGCTCACCCAATCGGGCCAGCTCACTGACCTTCATCCCCTCGCCGTTATCCCGCACACTAATCAGGATCTGCCCGCCGGTCCTCCACGCAGTTACTACAATCAGACCTTCTTCCTCCAGCGACTCGATACTGTTCTTGATCAGGTTGATGAACGCCTGCTTGAATTTGGCCGGGCTACCGTTCACCTGCAGGTCCTCCTGCAGCTGCAGCTCGATGGCTCCTCCCTGAAGATTGGCCAGGGGAACGAGAATTCCCGACACATGCTTCAGCTCTCCCGAGACTTCGAATACATCTTCCGCATCGGTGCCGGGCTTGGCAAAGGTCAGGAAATCCGTAATAATTACCGATGCCCGGTCCAGCTCCTCCATAGCCATCTGCAAATACTCCTTCTCCTGCTTGCCTGAGCGCTCCCCCAGAATCTGCAGGAAACCCCGCGTTACCTGCAACGGGTTCCGTACCTCATGGGCAACCGAAGCCGCAAGCTCGCTGATGATCTCCATTTTCTCCGAACGCTGCAGCTCATTATTGAATTTCTCCAGCTTCCTGGAATATTCCACTGCCTTCTCATGGCTGCCGGCAAACCTCCGGCCCAGAATCACGATGAGCGATATAACGAAGACCACGACTCCCCATTTCCACCAGTGCAGATGATATCGTTCAGCCGAGAAGAAGTAAATCAGCAGCTCACTCAGTGACAACACGGCAAATACCGAGAAGCCAATTGTGAAGATTATGGCATCCCGATTGCCTCTGCGGGCATAAG encodes:
- a CDS encoding ATP-binding protein gives rise to the protein MFAVGVEMAGIIVLTLLTGGYDSTFKLYVLSPVLIAAGALSFYVAWIMIAGYTGIIAVFCYLQSGSTGISITDASLEAGNLFLVLALAVIVMQMVNGLKQQREEANARTNDTMEHIKSLYHIVETSSQHDFMNIGQVITDYVVKLTKLEKALFWFAKKSGEPAPQSRQTGWPHEEEQSLFTELDKHEHEWRLQREPVFKSLPGVGDFLLMPVRMSTRFVGMIGVKLESTEGLEGRRWYIQQLMFLSELSAIILERHELGVIENRLIITNEQNRIADEMHDSVSQSLFGIVYATHSLKQSWRKMSETGLEEQIELIHDSATRVAKELRITIYSLSSKKSGGPSWLGMVRSHLKSLSRLNDVEIELKITGDDFSLPYPYHKALFRIISEATGNAIRHGAASRVDVELSLKPKWIRLSIIDDGIGFDSDLIWTESEESTSGLGMKNMQYLAQSLGGDFQLSSSENAGTRILISIPVGVAELKNA
- a CDS encoding AraC family transcriptional regulator, which translates into the protein MPKLMDYMISPYPIRIIDSKVEASRLRLKSIAVGQAGHLPGRTLFRSAVLFEHWALVYIVSGSGFYTENGGKEQQVREGSLFFFRPGRSYSFGPPPGGYWDEYYINFGGSRVAEWLENGLIAGGIVYQANAVQGLAAFFEKVLGLMDGGVPGDADRAALLLEEMLLECSLLIQGSRNLQEGAMPHIRQALNACIYEQPDLPAIAAALHISMSTLRRTVRSSSGYPLHEYIHRLKIAEAKHLLLNTSLQVQEISGMLHYTDPFYFSRLFKKYMGISPQSCRSQV
- a CDS encoding glycoside hydrolase family 20 zincin-like fold domain-containing protein, with the translated sequence MSDIHKLQLLPRPKTVTLTQGQYHIPAKGAIVLADETSQAVLPAARRLQRILTQTVQLNLPLSIGVRPAVAPAFTFSYKAGLPAGAYEIHIGGQGITAVSSSPEGAYYAAGTLKQLLEQYGRSLPQLVICDEPDFAARGLMLDISRNKIPKLETLYGIIELMSDLKLNQLQLYIEGAPFAYESFPQVWELETPITGEEILLLDAYCRERYIELVPNQNSFGHMEGWLTRPEFNHLAEIPAGFMLPDHMYDSDLYPEGLFMHPGTFNTEDPEVLELLGTMYDDLLPYFTSDLFNVGCDETYELGLGQTKALADSAGKGALYLSFLQKIQALVQTRGKTMQFWGDIIIQHPELIPQLPEGIIAMEWGYSAAHPFEADTLKFREAGIPFYVCPGTSSWNSLTGRTDNMLENLRSAAVHGKQNGAIGYLITDWGDFGHWQHLPVSYPGFVYGAALAWNVEENLEADVAGYLNTSVFHDRSETIGQLLLDLGNYYKFESGMIRPNDTEMSMLLRSSLDNVLLAEKLSAQQLQQLEHYINGIEARLDDLALECRDAGLVLEELGNGIHFVKHALQLTRLKQQLAGADRSSLAALVQAQLHDLDVLLHQYRQLWTRRNRLGGLTQSVSRLVRLRGEYAALAAGLAEAAAE
- a CDS encoding NHLP leader peptide family RiPP precursor; translated protein: MLSEAILKNQVIQKAWEDPSFKQRLLTDPKAALQEVLGINLPDNITLKTVEEGSNEFYLVIPPNPASGVMKTDVAPLSSW
- a CDS encoding ATP-binding protein, with the translated sequence MTFKSLHITLVVLLLTVICGSFLVSAQSSPHPAGEISHWQMKWQEGPGDSGRKVPVSDTEGWMDVEAKVDMPQMPTGVSSAWTKITLPDYSYTSPSVYIQTIYALHVKVYVEERLIFEGDRSFIKDNYSLLVPLDFRDNGKTMYIWTETLQDRIGIKENVRIGEHSVLIKDYIKNGLIDLILGGAFIFVAVVLFVCAFYLNKEYFGVAASLSIVIASTGILSITYSPFTYSFYSYLGGISVVFFDIALLSLLPALTFLFEKIFGGGKYGMIRKFRKFQTCYSFFCLICLIINALSGDRFVEFYYIVSARIIGIIMILQFILLIGCVIVFSLRRNKDAIIFAVGFGTAALTGVSELIWYYIKGGNYDLFYWKWALVVFILSLIVILGRRLAQNHQQVVRYSRELELFNNELQRSEKMEIISELAASVAHEVRNPLQVTRGFLQLLSEKSSGDERRYLFMALSELDRAASIITDFLTFAKPEFEQVSLLDVNEEFMHIRSILLPLCHLNGGKMILDVEEGLRVKGNSSKFKQALINIIKNSIESLENEGTIHLLAYGRGDKVHIHIKDNGVGMEPGVLSRLGEPYFSSNKTKGTGLGLMVTFRIIEAMEGEIRFMSKKGAGTESITILPRAEGPDDPNS